From a single Sulfolobus sp. E5-1-F genomic region:
- a CDS encoding UbiX family flavin prenyltransferase: MVGGLVEEAGTKSGREKTKRVIIGISGASGTIYGIRTVQFLKELGYETHIIISRSAEKVAQRELGINLVEELKKYSSYIYTQSQIEAAPSSSSFSITSKGMVIIPCSIKTLAEIANGIGSNLLSRTALNFIRTNRKLVLVIRETPLGAIELENSLKLARLGVLIMPASPAFYILPKSIDDMINFVVGKALDLLGIKHDIYRRWKG; this comes from the coding sequence ATGGTTGGCGGATTGGTTGAAGAAGCAGGAACAAAGAGCGGGAGGGAAAAAACAAAGAGGGTTATTATAGGAATAAGCGGTGCAAGTGGAACAATATATGGTATTAGGACTGTCCAATTTTTAAAAGAACTTGGTTACGAGACGCATATTATAATTTCTAGGAGTGCAGAAAAAGTAGCACAAAGAGAGCTAGGTATAAATTTAGTTGAAGAGCTGAAAAAGTATTCTTCTTATATCTATACTCAATCTCAAATCGAAGCTGCACCCTCTAGTTCAAGTTTTTCCATAACTTCAAAAGGCATGGTTATCATCCCATGTAGTATAAAAACACTTGCAGAAATTGCAAATGGGATTGGATCGAATCTTCTATCCAGAACGGCATTGAATTTTATCAGAACGAATAGGAAGTTAGTTTTAGTAATTAGAGAAACCCCATTAGGGGCAATAGAACTCGAAAATTCCTTAAAGTTAGCTAGATTAGGCGTTCTCATAATGCCAGCTTCTCCTGCTTTCTACATTTTACCAAAAAGCATTGATGACATGATTAACTTCGTGGTTGGAAAGGCTTTAGATTTATTGGGAATAAAGCATGATATATATAGGAGATGGAAAGGATAG
- a CDS encoding sulfide-dependent adenosine diphosphate thiazole synthase has translation MEVKIKQVDEVKISRYIIKETMEDWYQFVESDVVIVGAGPSGLSAAYYLAKAGLRTLVFERRLSFGGGIGGGAMLFHKLIIEKPADEILREINVRLKEVEEGVYVVDSAEFMAKLATAAIDAGAKIIHGVTVDDVIFRENPLRVAGVAVEWTATQMASLHVDPIFISAKAVVDATGHDAEVISVAARKIPELGIVIPGEKSAYSERAEELTVINTGKVAEGLYAAGMAVTEVKGLPRMGPIFGAMVLSGKAVAEAIIKDLLKSEIRA, from the coding sequence ATGGAAGTTAAAATTAAACAAGTAGACGAAGTTAAGATAAGTAGGTACATAATTAAAGAAACAATGGAAGATTGGTACCAATTTGTAGAGTCAGATGTGGTAATAGTAGGAGCAGGGCCATCTGGATTGTCTGCAGCTTATTACCTAGCTAAAGCTGGACTAAGAACACTAGTATTTGAGAGAAGGTTAAGTTTTGGTGGAGGAATTGGTGGAGGAGCGATGCTTTTCCATAAGTTAATAATAGAGAAACCAGCAGACGAAATCTTAAGAGAAATTAATGTAAGATTGAAGGAAGTAGAGGAAGGAGTATATGTTGTGGATTCGGCTGAATTTATGGCTAAACTAGCCACTGCTGCAATTGATGCAGGAGCTAAAATAATTCATGGAGTTACAGTAGATGATGTAATATTTAGAGAGAATCCTTTACGAGTAGCTGGAGTAGCGGTGGAGTGGACAGCAACTCAAATGGCAAGTCTTCATGTAGATCCAATATTTATTTCCGCTAAAGCTGTAGTTGATGCAACTGGTCATGATGCTGAAGTAATTTCTGTTGCTGCGAGAAAAATACCTGAATTAGGAATAGTTATACCTGGCGAAAAGTCAGCGTATAGTGAGAGAGCCGAGGAACTAACAGTTATCAATACTGGAAAAGTAGCTGAAGGTTTGTATGCGGCCGGTATGGCGGTCACTGAGGTTAAAGGATTACCTAGAATGGGGCCAATATTTGGAGCTATGGTACTTTCTGGGAAGGCTGTAGCTGAGGCAATAATTAAGGATCTTCTAAAAAGTGAAATAAGAGCTTAG
- a CDS encoding 30S ribosomal protein S24e, which produces MESQAKVKISDKAEGIIERDIQNAVVGRREISLKVYHMGSGTPSRKDIIKAIVQAFGSQENLVVVRKISTSYGAGISNVKLHIYKSREILEKIEPKYLLDRDAGTKQKKGGSKGGQGAKG; this is translated from the coding sequence ATGGAGTCTCAAGCTAAAGTGAAGATCTCAGATAAGGCAGAAGGAATTATAGAAAGGGATATACAAAACGCTGTTGTAGGAAGACGTGAAATATCATTAAAAGTTTATCATATGGGTAGTGGAACCCCATCTAGGAAGGACATAATAAAAGCGATAGTTCAAGCTTTTGGTTCCCAAGAAAACCTAGTAGTAGTTAGAAAGATATCTACAAGCTATGGAGCTGGTATAAGTAACGTAAAATTACATATTTATAAATCACGTGAGATACTAGAGAAAATCGAGCCAAAATATTTATTAGATAGAGATGCCGGAACTAAACAAAAGAAAGGAGGAAGCAAAGGTGGCCAAGGAGCAAAAGGTTAA
- a CDS encoding 30S ribosomal protein S27ae yields MPELNKRKEEAKVAKEQKVKAIVRTYYVIEGNKIKLKNKKCPRCGSIMAHHLKPNERWSCGKCGYTEFIGTSKKR; encoded by the coding sequence ATGCCGGAACTAAACAAAAGAAAGGAGGAAGCAAAGGTGGCCAAGGAGCAAAAGGTTAAAGCAATAGTAAGAACTTATTATGTAATAGAAGGGAATAAGATTAAGCTAAAAAATAAGAAATGCCCTAGGTGCGGAAGCATAATGGCTCATCACTTAAAACCAAATGAGAGATGGTCTTGTGGAAAGTGTGGTTACACTGAGTTTATAGGCACTTCAAAGAAAAGATAA
- the kae1 gene encoding KEOPS complex N(6)-L-threonylcarbamoyladenine synthase Kae1 — translation MLVLGIESTAHTFGVGIVKDQPPYILANERDTFVPKEGGMKPGDLLKHHAEVSGTVLRRALEKANISINDINYIAVALGPGIGPALRVGATLARALSLKYNKRLVPVNHGIGHIEIGYLTTEAKDPLILYLSGGNTIITTFYKGRFRIFGETLDIALGNMMDVFVREVKLAPPYIINGKHVIDICAEKGSKLIKLPYIVKGQDMSFSGLLTAALRLVGKEKLEDICYSIREIAFDMLLEATERALALTSKKELMIVGGVAASVSLRKKLEELGKEWDVQIKIVPPEFAGDNGAMIAYAGMLAASKGVFIDIDKSYIKPRWRIDEVDIPWRN, via the coding sequence ATGTTAGTTTTGGGTATTGAGTCTACCGCCCATACTTTTGGAGTAGGAATAGTAAAAGATCAACCACCTTATATACTGGCAAATGAAAGGGATACTTTTGTTCCCAAAGAAGGTGGTATGAAGCCTGGAGATCTATTAAAGCATCATGCTGAAGTCTCAGGAACAGTATTGAGAAGAGCTCTAGAGAAAGCTAACATTAGCATAAATGACATTAACTATATAGCAGTAGCTTTAGGGCCGGGTATAGGACCGGCATTAAGAGTTGGAGCTACCCTAGCAAGAGCGTTATCACTAAAGTATAATAAGAGATTGGTTCCAGTAAATCACGGCATAGGACACATTGAAATAGGGTATTTAACAACTGAGGCTAAAGACCCCTTAATCTTATACCTTTCAGGTGGAAATACAATAATAACTACATTCTACAAAGGGAGGTTTAGAATTTTCGGAGAAACATTAGATATCGCATTAGGAAACATGATGGATGTATTTGTGAGAGAGGTTAAGTTAGCACCACCATACATTATTAACGGAAAACATGTAATTGACATTTGCGCAGAAAAAGGAAGTAAACTAATCAAATTACCTTACATTGTTAAAGGTCAAGATATGTCATTTTCTGGACTACTTACAGCAGCGTTAAGATTAGTTGGTAAGGAAAAGTTAGAAGATATCTGCTACTCAATAAGGGAAATAGCATTTGATATGTTATTGGAGGCTACAGAGAGAGCATTAGCCCTTACCTCAAAGAAGGAATTAATGATAGTTGGAGGAGTAGCTGCAAGTGTGAGTTTGAGAAAAAAGTTGGAAGAGCTGGGAAAGGAGTGGGATGTACAAATTAAAATAGTACCGCCAGAATTTGCAGGAGATAATGGGGCTATGATAGCCTATGCCGGTATGTTAGCTGCATCAAAAGGCGTATTTATTGACATTGACAAATCATACATAAAACCTAGATGGAGAATAGACGAGGTAGATATTCCTTGGAGAAATTAA
- a CDS encoding Kae1-associated kinase Bud32 codes for MENRRGRYSLEKLRLIKRGAESNIYEGYFLGMHAIFKQRIKKSYRNAELDHKLNYERTILEAKIIYTALKNDINVPAVLFIDPNNYLLVIEYIEGEIVKDLINANNSAQSLSKIGKRIGELTGKLHSIGIAHGDLTTNNLILSSVNNDIFIIDFGLSRRTQDEEDLATDLHVFLRSLESIHSDFKDIIYNAFIEGYRTIMGGKTDEILELVKDIRMRGRYVEERRKNRSGN; via the coding sequence ATGGAGAATAGACGAGGTAGATATTCCTTGGAGAAATTAAGGTTAATTAAGCGTGGTGCGGAATCTAACATATATGAAGGATATTTTTTAGGTATGCATGCAATATTTAAACAAAGAATTAAGAAAAGTTATAGAAATGCAGAACTAGATCACAAACTCAACTATGAAAGGACGATATTAGAGGCTAAGATAATTTATACTGCATTGAAAAATGATATAAATGTACCTGCAGTACTTTTTATAGATCCAAATAATTATTTATTAGTAATTGAATATATAGAGGGGGAGATAGTTAAAGATCTAATAAACGCAAATAATTCTGCCCAATCTTTATCGAAAATAGGGAAAAGAATTGGGGAACTTACGGGGAAGCTACATAGTATAGGAATAGCTCACGGTGATCTAACAACTAACAATCTCATTTTAAGTTCTGTAAATAATGATATTTTCATAATAGATTTTGGTTTATCAAGGAGAACTCAAGATGAAGAGGATCTTGCGACGGATTTACATGTGTTTCTAAGATCTCTAGAAAGTATACATTCTGACTTTAAGGATATAATCTACAACGCGTTTATAGAGGGTTACAGAACAATCATGGGTGGAAAGACTGATGAAATATTAGAGCTAGTAAAGGATATTAGGATGAGGGGAAGATATGTTGAGGAGAGACGTAAGAATAGGAGTGGTAACTAG
- a CDS encoding XTP/dITP diphosphatase, with protein MLRRDVRIGVVTSNENKFMELKEIAKNFNIELEHLRGEKMEIQSDNLEEISKTAAYFAYLTFRRPLIVDDSGLFIEILQNFPGPYTNFVKNTIGLKGILKLLEGVRDRSAYFMTVLTFTDGKIIKTFNGIVKGVISEEIRGNAGFGFDPIFIPEGEKRTFAEMSLEEKNRYSHRARAFAKFAEFLTSYLEKVQNEQFLK; from the coding sequence ATGTTGAGGAGAGACGTAAGAATAGGAGTGGTAACTAGTAACGAGAATAAGTTTATGGAATTGAAAGAAATTGCCAAAAATTTTAATATAGAATTAGAACATCTAAGGGGAGAAAAAATGGAAATACAAAGCGACAATTTAGAGGAAATATCTAAAACAGCTGCATATTTTGCATATTTGACCTTCAGAAGACCATTAATAGTAGATGATAGCGGATTATTTATAGAAATCTTACAGAATTTCCCTGGCCCTTACACGAATTTTGTCAAGAACACAATTGGCCTTAAGGGTATACTAAAATTGCTCGAAGGTGTAAGAGATAGGTCAGCATATTTTATGACTGTACTAACATTTACTGATGGAAAAATAATCAAAACATTTAACGGGATAGTAAAGGGAGTTATTTCTGAAGAGATAAGGGGTAATGCAGGTTTTGGATTTGACCCTATATTTATCCCAGAGGGAGAAAAGAGAACTTTCGCAGAAATGTCGTTAGAAGAGAAGAATAGATACTCTCATAGGGCAAGAGCATTTGCTAAATTTGCTGAATTCTTAACGAGCTATCTTGAAAAAGTACAAAATGAGCAGTTCTTGAAATAA
- a CDS encoding aldo/keto reductase translates to MLYRRIGDTNITISEIGIGVWSLVTDWWGADTNKAEDILRKAYELGINFYDTADTYGEGKGEEIIAKVLETKRDNIVILTKIGYDFYHKEGGKVRQRFDIPYLEFALKKSLERLRTDYIDILMIHNPKINVIKNTEILSFLRSLKKDGIIGMYGVALGPTLGWEEEGIEAINMGYESLEYIYNIIEQRPGNKFLKYEKIGHIIRVPYASDVLIEDKWPLISDPKLHRSLKDSRWLNEGIRRSLKLKEFANSKGTKLSELALKFILSNKNVSSVVPNITSVNELEEYVKVENLPILTEDDLKYINEYYKKYYEDLNEESIKETLRYK, encoded by the coding sequence ATGCTCTACAGACGCATAGGTGATACTAACATTACAATATCTGAAATAGGAATTGGAGTATGGAGCTTAGTTACCGATTGGTGGGGTGCGGACACAAATAAGGCAGAGGATATATTACGAAAAGCGTATGAACTTGGAATTAACTTTTACGATACTGCAGATACTTACGGAGAAGGTAAGGGTGAAGAGATTATTGCAAAAGTTTTAGAGACTAAGAGAGATAATATAGTGATATTAACTAAGATAGGATATGATTTTTATCATAAAGAAGGCGGTAAGGTAAGACAAAGATTTGATATACCCTATCTTGAATTTGCTCTGAAGAAGTCCCTAGAAAGATTAAGAACAGATTATATTGACATACTTATGATTCATAATCCTAAAATTAATGTTATTAAAAACACAGAGATCTTATCTTTTCTTAGATCATTAAAGAAAGATGGGATAATAGGAATGTATGGTGTTGCATTAGGGCCCACGCTAGGTTGGGAAGAAGAGGGTATTGAAGCCATAAATATGGGATACGAAAGCTTAGAATACATATATAATATTATTGAGCAAAGGCCAGGCAACAAATTCTTAAAGTATGAGAAAATAGGACATATAATAAGGGTACCTTATGCTTCTGATGTCTTAATTGAAGACAAATGGCCATTGATTTCTGATCCTAAATTGCACAGATCATTAAAGGATAGCAGATGGCTAAATGAAGGAATTAGGAGAAGCTTAAAATTAAAGGAATTTGCTAATTCTAAAGGAACGAAATTATCTGAATTGGCACTGAAATTTATTCTCTCCAATAAGAATGTATCCTCAGTGGTTCCTAATATAACTTCGGTAAACGAATTAGAAGAATATGTAAAAGTGGAAAATTTGCCAATTCTTACTGAAGATGATTTAAAATATATTAATGAATATTACAAGAAATATTATGAAGATCTAAATGAAGAAAGTATAAAAGAAACTTTAAGGTATAAATAG
- a CDS encoding V0D/AC39 family V-type ATPase subunit, translating into MSYAIYSFIHSISRTQKVSLLTKGLVNELISSESWNNVASLLKERGIIEEQPASLEDFEFMLKARSLTLLEKIRNYFSIFRVTYNIVDLYIYMLSLDELKNIIVSIVNGIGNANGNKIRFFRKYFDQIPSTLEELMNSFKGNIYANALSFAIKDAQGKNVSYLLSLLDIYFIKKLSEIIEGFKGDWKSLAENIICYYKDYYSISLAIKHKTVENTVCKIGTEILKDLSSSTSDTEILDILRRTQYSKMLNVNSTYEALASLYRIARVNARKSSELVFMSSPFNPALALALAELIRLDTEDLISIANAKSLRLKEEEIKKMLSFEII; encoded by the coding sequence ATGAGTTATGCGATTTACTCTTTTATACATTCAATCTCTAGAACACAAAAGGTCTCATTATTAACAAAAGGTTTAGTTAACGAATTAATAAGTAGCGAAAGTTGGAATAACGTTGCCTCACTGCTTAAAGAAAGAGGAATAATTGAGGAACAACCGGCTAGTTTAGAAGATTTTGAATTCATGCTTAAGGCTAGATCTCTTACACTATTAGAAAAGATAAGAAATTATTTTTCAATATTCAGAGTAACATATAATATAGTTGATTTATATATTTACATGTTATCATTAGATGAATTGAAAAATATAATAGTTAGCATAGTTAACGGCATTGGTAATGCAAATGGTAATAAAATAAGATTTTTCAGAAAATACTTTGATCAAATACCATCTACACTTGAGGAATTAATGAACAGTTTCAAGGGAAATATATACGCTAATGCACTTTCATTTGCTATCAAGGATGCACAAGGAAAAAATGTATCTTATCTTCTTTCGTTGCTTGATATCTATTTCATAAAGAAACTATCAGAAATTATAGAAGGTTTTAAGGGTGATTGGAAAAGTCTTGCTGAAAACATAATATGCTATTATAAGGATTACTACTCAATATCGTTGGCGATCAAACATAAAACAGTAGAGAATACTGTCTGTAAAATCGGTACCGAGATACTTAAAGACCTCTCTTCTTCTACAAGTGATACTGAAATACTTGACATTTTAAGACGAACTCAGTACTCAAAGATGCTTAACGTAAATAGTACTTATGAGGCACTAGCTAGCTTGTATAGAATAGCTAGAGTTAACGCCAGGAAGAGTTCAGAGCTAGTATTTATGAGTTCACCATTTAATCCTGCCTTAGCATTAGCGTTAGCAGAACTAATACGTCTCGATACAGAAGATCTAATAAGTATAGCCAATGCAAAAAGCTTAAGATTAAAGGAGGAAGAGATCAAGAAGATGTTATCATTCGAGATCATATAA
- a CDS encoding tRNA (adenine-N1)-methyltransferase, translated as MMPLSEGDPVVIWIDPKRVYISKLERGKRLETDKGVIFYDNLIGLEYGSSLVLKTGIKAYLLKPTIQDLYSKGLKRPSQVLYPKDIGYILTTFSLNQVKTIIEAGTGSGFLTISLALSLSENAKIYTYDVREDMQKVAKFNANVLGVQDKIVFKLKDIREGIDEKDVDAIFLDMPDPWNAIPKLYEPLKPSSTIIVFVPTLNQIEKTYFAMKNSGIIDIHVEELILREYQVKENAVRPRNIGIMHTGYIIRGRKSI; from the coding sequence ATGATGCCATTAAGCGAAGGAGATCCGGTAGTAATTTGGATAGACCCAAAAAGAGTTTATATTTCCAAACTGGAAAGAGGTAAACGGCTTGAGACTGACAAAGGAGTAATATTTTACGACAATTTAATAGGTCTTGAATATGGTTCCTCACTAGTCTTGAAAACTGGCATTAAAGCGTATTTATTAAAACCTACTATACAAGATCTCTATTCCAAAGGGTTAAAGAGGCCTTCCCAAGTTCTATATCCTAAAGATATAGGATATATCTTAACTACCTTTTCACTGAATCAAGTAAAGACAATAATCGAGGCTGGAACTGGATCTGGATTTCTAACAATTTCATTAGCCTTAAGTTTGAGTGAAAACGCTAAGATCTATACTTATGATGTAAGGGAAGATATGCAAAAAGTAGCTAAATTTAATGCAAACGTGTTAGGTGTTCAAGATAAGATAGTGTTCAAACTGAAGGACATAAGGGAAGGTATAGATGAGAAGGATGTAGATGCAATTTTTTTAGATATGCCTGATCCATGGAATGCTATACCAAAGCTTTATGAACCACTAAAACCTTCATCTACAATAATTGTATTCGTTCCTACGTTAAATCAAATAGAGAAAACATACTTTGCAATGAAGAATTCTGGAATTATAGATATTCATGTAGAAGAACTTATTTTGAGAGAGTATCAAGTTAAAGAGAACGCTGTAAGGCCCAGAAATATAGGTATTATGCATACGGGTTATATTATTAGGGGAAGGAAATCAATATAA
- a CDS encoding ribbon-helix-helix domain-containing protein, with amino-acid sequence MKIITVKLPEQFLEAIDELVNTGRYGSRSEVIRAAIGDFIRKELWITTEE; translated from the coding sequence ATGAAAATAATAACGGTAAAACTACCAGAGCAGTTTTTGGAAGCAATAGACGAATTAGTAAATACAGGTAGATATGGTTCTAGAAGTGAAGTCATAAGAGCAGCAATAGGTGATTTTATACGGAAAGAACTATGGATAACTACAGAAGAGTAA
- a CDS encoding TrmB family transcriptional regulator gives MSSELLEETISRVSKFASVFGISKSELKVYSYLLIYGRATAREVSNKLSLPYTKVYNILSKLEGRGWVIKIDKRPAVYEAIPLRDVWNKIKITFQEKLDEFEKQFIEPISTIFSSNMAYNIVVIPRDNIMDSALRLLKDYSKMYLVAISYQEFVRSDIIDILKANSLKAETKIIVDKSVNFPEIASVQVKRAQSLFGSGIITSDSILLIIKNNDVLTGLFSNHKYLIDIGTVYFNHLWSTLPG, from the coding sequence ATGTCATCTGAATTATTAGAAGAGACAATCAGCAGAGTATCGAAGTTTGCCTCGGTTTTTGGAATATCAAAATCGGAATTAAAGGTATATTCATATCTCTTAATATATGGAAGAGCAACCGCAAGAGAAGTCTCAAATAAGTTAAGCTTACCATACACTAAAGTATATAATATTTTATCTAAACTTGAAGGTAGAGGATGGGTTATAAAAATAGACAAAAGGCCTGCGGTTTATGAAGCAATTCCTTTAAGGGATGTATGGAATAAGATTAAAATCACTTTTCAAGAGAAATTAGATGAGTTCGAAAAACAATTCATAGAACCAATATCAACTATTTTTTCTTCTAATATGGCATATAATATAGTTGTTATACCAAGAGATAACATTATGGATAGTGCGTTAAGGCTACTAAAGGATTATAGCAAGATGTATTTAGTTGCAATATCCTATCAAGAGTTTGTGAGAAGTGACATTATAGATATATTAAAGGCCAACTCGCTTAAGGCAGAAACTAAAATAATAGTGGATAAAAGCGTAAATTTTCCAGAAATTGCATCTGTTCAAGTTAAAAGAGCTCAATCTCTATTTGGAAGTGGTATAATTACTTCTGACTCAATCCTCCTAATCATAAAGAATAATGATGTATTAACGGGTCTGTTTTCAAATCACAAATATCTCATAGACATTGGCACAGTATATTTTAATCATTTATGGTCTACATTACCGGGCTAA
- a CDS encoding 30S ribosomal protein S25e, with amino-acid sequence MGGASKKPISTMEKRLKKEAEKQQKAEEKKKGPSKTGKEIISRAVTIDEETKKRVLDEIKKESIITPYTLATKSGISISVARKILKELENQNVVKLYSKNRRLEIYVAAS; translated from the coding sequence ATGGGTGGAGCTTCAAAGAAACCTATTTCCACAATGGAAAAGAGATTAAAGAAGGAAGCTGAAAAACAACAAAAAGCAGAAGAGAAGAAGAAAGGTCCATCAAAGACTGGAAAAGAGATAATTAGCAGGGCGGTAACTATAGATGAAGAAACTAAGAAGAGAGTCCTAGATGAAATAAAGAAAGAGAGTATTATAACCCCATATACCTTAGCAACAAAATCGGGAATAAGTATAAGTGTAGCTAGAAAGATACTAAAGGAATTAGAAAATCAGAATGTAGTTAAGTTATATTCTAAGAATAGAAGATTAGAAATATATGTTGCCGCTTCTTAA
- a CDS encoding carbon-nitrogen hydrolase family protein has translation MLIALIHLRLKELSRKHNLEKAKKLIRQAKDKGAKLVILPSLFPSGNMFEIYDNDKKLRSFIKNLAEKIPGNNTDALINLAMDGEVHVIVGPILEQAGPKIFLTSLIISPQGEIIGKYRKTVLSDKDIRLGISAGKEPVNVVLDRKYGIIAEDDIFSPEISRLLAMGGSEIVIGTMKALGKEQQVIKHLAIARTVENGIPYLIVGESIEDEEGEIVGYSPTFITSPDNLISKEAEEDDSILLVESSILTSSSKQISLTYLEPIINGLCKGVKKIKGEAKKRSASTIEEE, from the coding sequence ATGCTTATAGCATTAATCCATTTAAGGCTTAAGGAATTATCAAGAAAACACAATCTAGAGAAAGCTAAAAAACTAATAAGACAAGCTAAAGATAAAGGTGCGAAATTAGTTATACTTCCATCACTGTTCCCTTCTGGAAACATGTTTGAAATATACGATAACGATAAAAAGCTAAGGAGTTTCATTAAAAATCTTGCAGAGAAAATTCCTGGCAATAATACTGATGCTCTAATAAATCTAGCTATGGATGGGGAGGTTCATGTGATAGTCGGCCCTATTTTGGAACAAGCTGGTCCTAAAATATTCTTAACTTCACTCATAATATCACCACAAGGGGAGATTATAGGAAAATATAGGAAAACTGTGTTATCTGATAAGGATATAAGACTGGGTATATCTGCAGGTAAGGAACCAGTTAATGTAGTTCTTGATAGAAAATATGGCATTATCGCTGAAGACGATATTTTCTCGCCAGAGATCAGTAGACTCTTAGCTATGGGAGGTTCAGAAATAGTTATCGGCACTATGAAAGCCTTAGGAAAAGAGCAGCAAGTCATAAAACATCTTGCAATTGCTAGGACTGTAGAGAACGGAATACCTTATTTGATAGTGGGGGAAAGTATAGAAGATGAAGAGGGAGAAATCGTAGGCTACTCACCGACTTTTATTACCTCTCCAGATAATTTGATAAGTAAAGAAGCTGAGGAAGATGATAGTATATTGCTCGTTGAAAGCTCAATCTTAACATCATCATCAAAACAGATATCATTAACCTATCTAGAACCAATTATAAATGGTCTTTGTAAAGGTGTAAAAAAGATTAAAGGAGAGGCAAAGAAGAGATCTGCTTCTACAATAGAAGAGGAATAG